One segment of Coffea arabica cultivar ET-39 chromosome 7c, Coffea Arabica ET-39 HiFi, whole genome shotgun sequence DNA contains the following:
- the LOC113698995 gene encoding putative late blight resistance protein homolog R1A-3, with translation MIMEIPSSSNADCFDFALYHYLQSHHISSSTSTSCFDLALDFLAEPIFRWDSDYLKEKVRLMKTCFLYVKKCRRRRNHEALLEHDCEDRRNIMSENLRRSIICFRIQDVAISMIHDLQPAYFQYIHSDYHLDFSFIQSAITRSEENIKMFLETDVNKSCAAIFIDYYSPGDPRLVMDLIMCLLETLDCVLRAGELRDTIRNRLKLFRNLIGFVTMQGLECSQLTDLLTYTVVAAGSLISICQFDSDDVQVVNRMESEIYQLIQEKINRLDLQARETFVHVLTASKKQPRSSYDLALQKNEDPVVGQFVGSLRDYLMDLLGSYSSFPVPVKDQILRLHEEIRCLSILLKQEEKLGDEIKDLIGAVVSDAGILTFSLSVNEIKEGLPEETDLGVFHLHKVLKYMAAEVAHNFPLKSPYSSFNYPRPNELGCMDFFLENLKELARCDEADDSIGFQHHRIQAIQNDLVFLRSFLENIKEQRYQNGKLQAFWSHVMDAAYKAELLIDLALVGDKCEDSLDAVSRHINLLKIEAPEIHNGQTQRVNKTSIHIPSQFTVAMHDEDLVGLDDEVETITHRLTRGSKQLDVVPIVGMPGLGKTTLAHKVYTAPSVRSHFHVRRWCRVSQTCSKHSLLVQLLCSSSSKSSDEYLEMDENDLTNKLRQVLLRSRYLLFLDDLWDVEAWNLLEKSLPNDANGSRILFTSRYQHLSLHFKPNSEPHYLRHLTDKESWTLLRRKLFGTEDCPAALSEVGSQIAKLCRGLPLAVVLVAGILATTAKDSWNEVAKSLSSIVLGDEYCMKTLELSYSHLPDYLKPCLPYFAAFQEDEVINVRRLLRLWISERFVQQAEGKSLVEAAYDYLMALVNRSLVMGVGQRTLGGAKACLLHDLVHEFCVEKAKEESFLYVIHSWKAPLSLTGPSNPHRVCVSNTGELTIWELMLIFPNLRSLILFGNVHIEHEEEDLGILLPKLVRVLDFGNLGFGNSFPMEVVLLVRLRYLALKGITNIPSAIANLSRLETLIVKYPVFGIELPSTIWNIKTLSHLRALNYHGVWPMGFIFPVENLEVSLDLDCLDTLDLAIDPSSQSLQKILRKLPSIRRLKCMERWNSSREATRNCNEILEFDSLSQLESLHLFRFHGCGFKFPLNLKKLSLSYNGQPWSEISTIGKLPNLEVLKLLDHCFVGEEWAMKEGEFPKLRVLKLSELEFRNWTAFSDNFSRLKKLVLSWCEELEKVPSCLGECETLEMIVVKRCRESVVDSVKQIQQEQMDMGNEVLKIEINSMIHPFPQKNNLQKQSQLPQKQRRFLQKE, from the coding sequence ATGATAATGGAGATCCCCTCCAGCAGTAACGCCGACTGCTTTGATTTTGCTTTATATCATTATCTGCAGTCGCATCACATCTCCTCCAGCACTAGCACTAGTTGCTTTGATCTTGCTTTGGATTTTCTAGCCGAGCCCATATTTCGCTGGGACTCTGATTACCTGAAGGAGAAGGTAAGATTAATGAAAACCTGTTTTCTGTATGTCAAAAAGTGTAGGAGGAGGAGGAACCACGAAGCGCTTTTGGAGCATGATTGCGAGGACAGGCGTAATATTATGTCTGAAAATTTGAGACGTAGTATTATTTGCTTCAGAATTCAAGATGTGGCTATCAGTATGATTCATGATCTTCAGCCTGCTTATTTTCAATATATTCATTCTGATTATCACTTAGATTTTTCCTTCATTCAAAGTGCGATTACCAGATCCGAGGAAAATATCAAAATGTTTCTTGAGACGGATGTCAATAAATCATGCGCCGCCATCTTCATCGACTATTACTCACCAGGAGATCCACGACTAGTTATGGATCTTATTATGTGCCTTTTAGAGACTCTGGATTGTGTTTTACGTGCTGGGGAGCTAAGGGATACAATTAGAAATAGGCTAAAACTCTTCAGGAATCTCATTGGCTTTGTGACAATGCAAGGTCTTGAATGTTCGCAACTGACAGATCTCTTGACTTACACTGTAGTTGCAGCTGGAAGCCTGATTTCTATATGTCAGTTTGACAGTGATGATGTACAAGTGGTCAATCGAATGGAATCTGAAATTTATCAGCTGATACAGGAGAAGATCAATCGTCTTGATCTCCAAGCCCGAGAAACTTTTGTCCATGTGCTGACAGCTTCAAAGAAACAACCGAGATCATCATATGATTTAGCCCTTCAGAAGAATGAGGATCCAGTGGTAGGCCAGTTTGTTGGTTCTCTTCGTGATTATCTTATGGATCTACTAGGATCTTATTCCAGTTTTCCGGTTCCAGTGAAGGATCAAATACTAAGACTCCATGAGGAAATAAGATGCCTGAGTATCCTTCTTAAACAAGAGGAGAAACTAGGTGATGAAATAAAGGATCTTATTGGAGCTGTGGTATCTGATGCAGGAATTTTGACCTTCTCCCTTTCTGTCAATGAAATCAAGGAAGGCTTGCCTGAGGAAACAGATCTTGGGGTGTTTCATTTGCACAAAGTTCTCAAATATATGGCAGCAGAGGTTGCACACAATTTTCCACTAAAATCACCATATTCATCATTTAATTATCCTAGACCCAATGAGTTGGGCTGTATGGATTTTTTCCTAGAAAATCTCAAGGAACTAGCAAGGTGTGATGAGGCTGATGATTCAATTGGTTTTCAACATCATAGAATCCAAGCGATCCAAAACGATCTCGTATTCTTAAGATCTTTCCTCGAAAATATCAAAGAGCAGCGCTATCAGAATGGAAAACTTCAAGCTTTCTGGAGTCATGTTATGGATGCTGCATACAAGGCAGAGTTACTGATTGACTTGGCACTTGTTGGTGATAAATGTGAAGATTCTTTGGATGCCGTTTCTAGACATATTAATCTTTTGAAGATTGAGGCCCCAGAGATCCATAATGGTCAAACCCAAAGAGTTAACAAGACTTCCATTCACATACCATCACAATTTACTGTCGCCATGCATGACGAAGATCTGGTGGGTCTTGACGACGAGGTGGAAACTATTACTCATCGGCTTACGAGAGGATCAAAGCAATTGGATGTTGTTCCCATTGTGGGTATGCCTGGCCTTGGGAAGACCACATTAGCCCACAAAGTTTATACTGCTCCTTCAGTTAGGTCACATTTCCATGTTCGTCGTTGGTGTCGTGTTTCTCAAACGTGTAGCAAACACAGTTTGTTAGTTCAACTTTTGTGTAGTAGTTCTTCTAAGAGTTCTGATGAATATCTTGAGATGGATGAAAATGATTTGACTAACAAGCTAAGGCAGGTTTTGCTGAGAAGTAGGTATCTCCTTTTTTTGGATGACTTGTGGGACGTTGAGGCATGGAATTTGTTGGAAAAATCACTGCCGAATGATGCCAATGGAAGCAGGATTCTCTTCACTAGTAGATACCAACATTTATCTTTGCATTTCAAACCTAATAGCGAGCCTCACTATCTCCGCCATCTTACTGACAAAGAGAGTTGGACATTGCTGCGGAGAAAGCTATTTGGCACGGAAGATTGTCCTGCAGCACTAAGTGAAGTTGGATCTCAAATAGCAAAACTTTGTCGAGGCTTACCCCTCGCAGTTGTCCTTGTTGCTGGAATTCTTGCTACTACTGCAAAAGATAGTTggaatgaagttgcaaaaagtCTAAGTTCTATTGTCCTTGGGGATGAATACTGCATGAAGACACTTGAGCTGAGTTATAGTCATTTACCAGATTATTTGAAGCCATGCCTTCCGTATTTTGCTGCATTTCAAGAAGATGAGGTTATTAATGTGCGAAGGTTGTTACGGCTTTGGATCTCTGAAAGATTCGTGCAACAGGCAGAAGGAAAGAGCTTAGTGGAAGCAGCTTATGACTACTTGATGGCTCTAGTTAATAGAAGTTTAGTTATGGGTGTCGGACAAAGAACTCTGGGTGGTGCCAAAGCCTGTCTACTTCACGATTTGGTACATGAGTTTTGCGTGGAAAAAGCCAAAGAAGAAAGTTTTCTATATGTTATTCATAGTTGGAAAGCTCCTCTTAGTCTTACTGGGCCAAGCAACCCCCACCGAGTTTGTGTTTCCAATACCGGAGAATTGACAATTTGGGAGTTAATGCTTATTTTTCCCAATTTACGttctttgatcttgtttggaaatGTTCATATTGAACATGAAGAGGAGGATTTGGGTATTTTGTTACCTAAACTTGTCAGAGTGTTGGATTTTGGGAATTTGGGCTTTGGTAATTCTTTTCCGATGGAAGTAGTATTGCTTGTTCGCTTGAGATACCTGGCGCTCAAAGGAATAACAAACATCCCATCTGCGATAGCCAACCTCTCAAGGTTAGAAACTCTTATCGTAAAATATCCGGTTTTTGGTATTGAGCTGCCAAGTACTATTTGGAACATTAAGACATTGAGTCATCTGCGTGCTTTAAATTATCATGGAGTATGGCCaatgggttttatttttccagttGAAAATCTGGAAGTATCCCTAGATTTAGATTGTTTAGACACTTTAGACCTTGCAATTGATCCCTCCTCTCAAAGCTTGCAAAAGATACTGAGAAAGTTACCAAGCATTCGCAGGTTAAAATGTATGGAACGCTGGAACAGCTCAAGAGAAGCTACCAGAAATTGCAACGAGATTCTTGAATTTGACAGTTTGAGTCAACTGGAATCACTTCATTTGTTTCGTTTTCATGGATGTGGATTTAAATTCCCgttgaatttgaaaaagttgtCTCTCTCATATAATGGTCAGCCATGGAGTgaaatttcaacaattggaaagTTGCCTAATCTTGAAGTGCTGAAATTACTTGATCACTGCTTTGTTGGGGAAGAATGGGCAATGAAAGAAGGGGAGTTCCCTAAACTCCGAGTCTTAAAATTGTCAGAATTGGAATTTCGCAACTGGACTGCATTTTCTGATAATTTTTCCCGCCTTAAGAAATTGGTCTTGAGCTGGTGTGAGGAGCTGGAAAAGGTCCCTTCCTGTTTAGGGGAGTGTGAGACTCTTGAAATGATTGTGGTGAAAAGGTGTCGTGAGTCTGTTGTAGATTCTGTAAAGCAAATTCAACAAGAACAGATGGATATGGGCAATGAGGTTCTAAAGATCGAAATTAATAGTATGATACATCCATTTCCTCAGAAGAATAATCTACAGAAGCAGAGTCAACTCCCTCAGAAGCAGAGGAGATTTCTTCAGAAAGAGTGA
- the LOC113698996 gene encoding protein trichome birefringence-like 10, translating to MDMEVETAYKRSLQTVLDFVDRELNTSKTQVFFRTYAPVHFRGGDWRNGGNCHLETLPELGSSLVPSNNWEMYNLFSNVVSAHLNSSNAEAVEVLNITHMTARRKDGHSSLYYLDPSVGPVPPHRQDCSHWCLPGVPDAWNELLYAIFLKHENLQFRNRYFGHMDDS from the exons ATGGATATGGAAGTTGAGACTGCATACAAGAGATCATTACAGACAGTTCTAGATTTTGTTGATCGTGAATTAAATACAAGCAAAACGCAGGTCTTCTTTCGCACATATGCCCCTGTCCATTTCAG AGGAGGAGACTGGAGAAACGGGGGAAACTGTCACCTGGAGACACTTCCAGAGCTAGGTTCTTCATTGGTACCGTCGAACAATTGGGAAATGTATAACCTTTTCAGCAATGTAGTTTCAGCTCACTTGAACTCGTCAAATGCGGAAGCAGTAGAAGTACTAAATATAACTCATATGACCGCGAGGAGAAAAGATGGGCACTCATCTTTGTATTACTTGGATCCTAGTGTTGGTCCTGTGCCTCCCCACAGGCAGGACTGCAGCCATTGGTGTCTGCCTGGCGTCCCAGATGCATGGAATGAGCTCCTGTATGCTATCTTTCTAAAACATGAGAATCTGCAATTCAGAAATCGTTACTTTGGGCACATGGATGATTCTTAG